In Rhizobium sp. N324, a single genomic region encodes these proteins:
- the pstA gene encoding phosphate ABC transporter permease PstA, which produces MTDIVSPTTGVTISKAPARRDIGIKRRYAAERRFQAYGIAAIAFGLVFLFILLWTVIGKGYTAFQQTAITLPIEFSEKTIDPSNKRATDPSVLIAANYPVLLRDAIVKQLNINASSKPDVRDASAMLSKGAPIQLRDMVVADPSIIGKTVNVTVLADANVDSANKGQIDLSVDEKNRKVNDKQVGWMNELKASGALHKQFNTGLFVNGNSSRPEAAGLGVALIGSLYLMLIVLVLALPIGVAASIYLEEFAPKNRLTDLIEVNINNLAAVPSIVYGLLGLSVFINFVGLPRSASLVGGLVLTLMTLPTIIIATRAALRAVPPSIRAAALGLGASKMQMVFHHVLPLAMPGILTGTIIGLAHALGETAPLLLIGMVAFVANAPMTPLDPSTALPVQVYMWANEAERAFVERTSGAIIVLLLFLIVMNMGAILLRRRFERRW; this is translated from the coding sequence ATGACGGATATTGTTTCTCCCACAACAGGCGTCACCATCTCCAAGGCGCCGGCGCGCCGCGATATCGGCATCAAGCGCCGCTACGCCGCCGAGCGCCGGTTCCAGGCCTATGGCATCGCCGCCATCGCCTTCGGCCTCGTCTTCCTGTTCATCCTGCTGTGGACCGTGATCGGCAAAGGCTACACCGCCTTTCAGCAGACGGCGATCACCCTGCCGATCGAATTTTCCGAGAAGACGATCGACCCCAGCAACAAGCGTGCGACCGACCCTTCGGTGCTGATCGCCGCCAACTATCCGGTTCTGCTGCGCGATGCGATCGTCAAGCAGCTGAATATCAACGCCTCGAGTAAGCCTGACGTGCGCGATGCATCCGCCATGCTTTCCAAGGGGGCGCCGATCCAGCTGCGCGACATGGTCGTCGCCGACCCGTCGATCATCGGCAAGACGGTCAATGTCACCGTGCTCGCCGACGCCAATGTCGACAGCGCCAACAAGGGCCAGATCGATCTTTCGGTCGATGAGAAGAACCGCAAGGTCAACGACAAGCAGGTTGGCTGGATGAACGAGCTGAAGGCGAGCGGCGCTCTGCACAAGCAGTTCAACACCGGCCTCTTCGTCAACGGCAATTCCAGCCGTCCGGAGGCCGCGGGCCTTGGCGTCGCCCTCATCGGCTCGCTCTACCTGATGCTGATCGTGCTGGTGCTCGCTCTGCCGATCGGCGTTGCCGCCTCGATCTATCTCGAGGAGTTTGCGCCGAAGAACCGGTTGACGGATCTGATCGAGGTCAACATCAACAATCTCGCCGCGGTTCCCTCGATCGTCTATGGTCTGCTCGGCCTTTCCGTCTTCATCAACTTCGTCGGCCTGCCGCGTTCGGCGTCGCTGGTCGGCGGCCTGGTGCTGACGCTGATGACCCTGCCGACGATCATCATCGCGACGCGCGCGGCATTGCGCGCCGTGCCGCCGTCGATCCGCGCCGCAGCCCTCGGCCTCGGCGCGTCGAAGATGCAGATGGTGTTTCACCATGTTCTGCCGCTCGCCATGCCCGGCATCCTCACCGGCACGATCATCGGCCTGGCGCACGCGCTCGGCGAAACCGCGCCGCTGCTCCTGATCGGCATGGTCGCCTTCGTCGCCAACGCGCCGATGACACCGCTCGATCCCTCGACGGCCCTGCCGGTGCAGGTCTATATGTGGGCCAACGAGGCCGAACGGGCCTTCGTCGAGCGTACTTCGGGTGCCATCATCGTCCTGCTCCTGTTCCTGATCGTCATGAACATGGGCGCCATTCTCTTGCGTCGTCGCTTCGAGCGCCGCTGGTAA
- the phoU gene encoding phosphate signaling complex protein PhoU → MASTHIYSAYDDDLKFLSRRISEMGGLAEQMVAESVRALVNGDTALAQKVISDDVILDHAEREIGDKAIVTIARRQPMAADLREIMGSIRIAADLERVGDLGKNTAKRVIAVQSTGVPRKLARGLEHLSELALVQLKEVLDVYTTRAADKASAIRERDNEIDAMYTSLFRELLTYMMEDPRNITSCTHLLFCAKNIERIGDHATNIAETIYYMATGAQPEGDRPKDDSANTVGAVTE, encoded by the coding sequence ATGGCATCGACACATATTTATTCTGCCTATGATGATGATCTGAAGTTCCTGTCCCGGCGGATTTCCGAAATGGGCGGCCTGGCCGAGCAGATGGTCGCCGAATCCGTCCGGGCGCTGGTCAACGGTGATACGGCGCTGGCCCAGAAGGTCATTTCCGACGACGTGATCCTCGATCACGCCGAGCGTGAAATCGGCGACAAGGCGATCGTCACCATCGCCCGCCGCCAGCCGATGGCCGCCGACCTGCGCGAAATCATGGGTTCGATCCGCATCGCCGCCGATCTCGAACGCGTCGGCGACCTCGGAAAGAACACCGCCAAGCGCGTCATCGCCGTGCAGAGCACCGGCGTTCCCCGCAAGCTGGCCCGCGGCCTCGAGCATCTGTCCGAGCTGGCGCTCGTCCAGCTCAAGGAAGTGCTCGACGTCTACACGACACGCGCCGCCGACAAGGCGAGTGCGATCCGCGAGCGCGACAACGAGATCGACGCGATGTACACCTCGCTGTTCCGCGAGCTCCTGACCTACATGATGGAAGATCCGCGCAACATCACCAGCTGCACGCATCTTCTCTTCTGCGCCAAGAACATCGAGCGCATCGGCGACCACGCCACCAACATCGCCGAGACCATCTATTACATGGCTACCGG
- the pstB gene encoding phosphate ABC transporter ATP-binding protein PstB, producing the protein MNMLTEAAVEKALDQKMSNVPYKMIGQDVSVYYGEKRALFDVNLNIRENTVTALIGPSGCGKSTFLRSLNRMNDTIDGCRVAGKITLDGDDIYDPDIDVVELRARVGMVFQKPNPFPKTIYENVSYGPRIHGLAKSKADLDQIVETSLQRAGLWNEVKDRVHESGTGLSGGQQQRLCIARAVAVSPEVILMDEPCSALDPIATAKVEELIHELRENYTIVIVTHSMQQAARVSQRTAMFHLGNLVEENDTDKMFTNPDDPRTQDYIMGRFG; encoded by the coding sequence ATGAACATGTTGACGGAAGCTGCAGTTGAAAAGGCGCTGGATCAGAAGATGAGCAACGTCCCGTATAAGATGATCGGCCAGGATGTCTCGGTTTACTACGGCGAAAAGCGCGCGCTTTTCGATGTGAACCTGAACATTCGCGAAAACACCGTAACCGCGCTGATCGGCCCGTCGGGCTGCGGCAAGTCGACCTTTCTGCGGAGCCTCAACCGCATGAACGACACGATCGACGGCTGCCGCGTCGCCGGCAAGATCACGCTGGACGGCGACGATATCTATGATCCCGATATCGATGTCGTCGAACTGCGCGCCCGCGTCGGCATGGTCTTCCAGAAGCCGAACCCGTTCCCGAAGACGATCTACGAAAACGTCTCCTACGGCCCGCGCATCCATGGCCTTGCCAAGTCGAAGGCCGATCTCGACCAGATCGTCGAGACCAGCCTGCAGCGCGCCGGCCTCTGGAACGAGGTCAAGGACCGCGTGCATGAATCCGGCACCGGCCTCTCCGGCGGTCAGCAGCAGCGCCTCTGCATTGCCCGTGCCGTCGCCGTCAGCCCCGAAGTCATCCTGATGGACGAGCCCTGCTCGGCGCTCGACCCGATCGCCACCGCCAAGGTCGAGGAGCTGATCCACGAACTGCGCGAAAATTACACGATCGTCATCGTCACCCACTCCATGCAGCAGGCCGCGCGCGTCTCGCAGCGCACCGCCATGTTCCACCTCGGCAATCTGGTCGAGGAGAACGACACCGACAAGATGTTCACCAATCCCGACGATCCGCGCACCCAGGACTATATCATGGGCCGCTTCGGCTGA